The Arachis hypogaea cultivar Tifrunner chromosome 19, arahy.Tifrunner.gnm2.J5K5, whole genome shotgun sequence genome has a window encoding:
- the LOC112777151 gene encoding toll/interleukin-1 receptor-like protein, producing the protein MSSSSCTTKYDVFISFRGEDTRETFTAHLSKALENKTIRAYVDDRLPRGEEIWPTLEEAIESSLMSIVIFSENYATSKWCLEELVKIIQWREDHGQVVIPVFYRTEPSHIRYQRGSFEKAFAKHERDFAESESNREKIRKWRKALKKSADICGWHSKNYA; encoded by the coding sequence ATGTCGTCATCTTCTTGTACAACAAAGTACGATGTATTCATTAGCTTCAGAGGTGAGGACACCCGCGAAACCTTCACGGCCCATCTGTCTAAAGCACTGGAAAACAAGACAATCCGGGCATACGTGGATGATCGTCTCCCGAGAGGAGAAGAAATCTGGCCAACACTGGAGGAAGCAATCGAGAGCTCGCTGATGTCGATCGTGATTTTCTCAGAAAACTACGCGACCTCCAAGTGGTGCTTAGAAGAGCTCGTCAAGATTATTCAATGGAGGGAAGATCACGGTCAGGTTGTTATACCAGTGTTCTACAGAACAGAGCCGTCACATATACGGTATCAGAGAGGGAGTTTTGAGAAAGCCTTTGCTAAACACGAAAGAGATTTCGCAGAGAGCGAATCCAACAGAGAGAAGATAAGAAAGTGGAGAAAGGCTCTCAAGAAATCAGCTGATATTTGTGGATGGCACTCCAAAAACTATGCGTAA
- the LOC114925925 gene encoding uncharacterized protein, with protein MRTENPAMCEWANRMQYERWTQHKDGGRRYGHMTTNISECVNSVLKGTRNLPVTSLVKSTYLRLAELFVVRGQTAEAQLGSGHRFSQAVVKAIEHNLKESRCFTVTVFDRHQLDYTVAETTPTSKFSLGSYRVSLRDRTCDCGYFQALHYPCCHALACCAQSRLDWATYVDEVYTMSEVFKVYEMSFSPCIPEGLWPPYDGPTVIPDPGMRRAREG; from the coding sequence ATGAGGACGGAGAACCCGGCCATGTGCGAATGGGCAAACAGAATGCAGTATGAGAGGTGGACACAGCACAAGGATGGTGGGAGAAGATACGGTCACATGACGACCAACATCTCTGAGTGTGTGAACTCTGTCTTGAAGGGCACAAGAAACCTCCCGGTGACGTCTCTGGTTAAGTCGACATATCTCCGGCTGGCCGAGTTGTTTGTTGTCCGGGGGCAGACGGCAGAGGCACAGTTAGGGTCCGGGCACCGGTTTTCACAGGCAGTAGTTAAGGCCATTGAGCATAATCTGAAGGAAtcgaggtgcttcacggtgacagTGTTTGATAGGCATCAGCTTGACTATACTGTGGCTGAGACGACGCCCACCAGCAAATTCTCTTTGGGTAGCTATCGGGTTTCTCTGAGGGATCGCACCTGCGATTGTGGATACTTCCAGGCGCTGCACTACCCCTGCTGCCATGCCCTCGCATGCTGTGCGCAGTCACGCCTAGATTGGGCAACTTATGTCGATGAGGTGTACACTATGTCTGAGGTCTTTAAGGTGTATGAGATGTCCTTTTCACCATGTATTCCAGAGGGGCTTTGGCCACCATATGACGGGCCGACGGTTATACCCGACCCGGGCATGAGAAGGGCAAGAGAAGGATGA
- the LOC140182117 gene encoding uncharacterized protein, with protein MRDGLRRTQRHPIIATSVAKPGSRKSTKGSILRQQSHAANGTKISKNRTVGLNISDNSEKAQTLLPEPHNNCKDKPTIMANTNKTRTGRTADQVLTPDEHHHNQTWELHVDGASNREGSGAGIVLKEGDTVMAEQSLQFHFSASNNQGKYETLIAGLKLALNLQVQSLTVHCDSLLVVQQIKGEFQVKDPLLERYWLIAKDLISKFDKFTILHVHKEKNIRADILSKLAATRARTQTSTLSQLTLEKPSIELLSITSINHLNDWRTHFIEYINTGIIPRNEPNPQHFRRKASLYTNIAGELYKRGFSHLLLKCLDKNEANEVMNEVHKGVCGNHIGGLALAAKIIRTGYYWPTMKRDCITKVKTYDNCQKHAAISMKPAEVMHNMEVSWPFYRWGLDILGPFPIAPGQSTTGETPFKLVYRSEALIPIEVGIPTLRTKLYNQQRNINITNAELDLAEEDRDIAAIKQRATKQLIERRHNKKVVSRTFNVGDLVLRRTEKARQPPSHGKLTANWECLFRISKVLGMGAYQL; from the exons ATGCGAGACGGCCTTCGCCGAACTCAAAGACATCCTATCATCGCCACCAGTGTTGCAAAGCCCGGAAGTCG GAAAAGCACAAAAGGCAGTATACTTCGTCAGCAGAGTCATGCAGCCAACGGAACGAAGATATCCAAGAATAGAACAGTTGGCCTTAACATTAGTGACAACAGTGAGAAGGCTCAGACACTACTTCCAGAGCCACACAATAATTGTAAGGACAAACCAACCATTATGGCAAATACTAACAAAACCAGAACTGGCAGGACGGCTGACCAAGTG CTCACACCCGACGAGCACCACCACAACCAGACTTGGGAGTTACATGTAGATGGAGCGTCAAACCGAGAAGGAAGCGGAGCCGGGATAGTACTAAAGGAGGGAGACACAGTGATGGCCGAGCAATCCCTACAATTCCATTTCTCGGCAAGCAACAATCAGGGCAAATACGAGACACTCATAGCAGGACTTAAGCTCGCCCTCAACCTCCAGGTACAGAGCCTAACAGTACATTGTGATTCCCTCTTGGTGGTTCaacaaatcaaaggagaattccaggtaaaagatcctttGTTAGAGCGGTATTGGCTCATAGCAAAGGATCTCATTTCAAAATTTGATAAATTCACCATATTACATGTGCATAAAGAAAAGAACATTAGGGCAGACATATTATCTAAACTCGCCGCTACTAGGGCAAGAACACAAACGTCAACATTATCACAACTTACACTAGAGAAACCGAGCATCGAATTGTTATCCATAACAAGCATTAACCATCTCAACGACTGGAGAACACATTTTATTGAATACATTAATACAGGAATCATACCCAGAAACGAGCCTAACCCTCAACACTTCAGACGAAAAGCAAGTCTCTATACAAACATAGCAGGAGAATTGTACAAGCGTGGTTTCTCGCACCTGTTACTAAAATGCCTCGACAAAAACGAGGCAAATGAAGTAATGAACGAGGTCCACAAGGGCGTATGTGGAAACCACATAGGAGGACTAGCTCTGGCGGCAAAGATTATCCGAACAGGATATTACTGGCCAACCATGAAGAGGGATTGCATAACAAAGGTCAAAACCTATGACAACTGCCAAAAGCATGCCGCCATCTCCATGAAGCCAGCCGAGGTAATGCACAACATggaggtaagctggcctttcTACAGATGGGGGCTCGATATCCTCGGCCCATTTCCAATAGCTCCAGGACAG TCCACCACAGGCGAGACACCATTCAAGCTAGTCTACAGATCAGAAGCCCTGATTCCAATCGAAGTCGGTATCCCTACATTAAGAACCAAGCTATACAACCAACAACGCAATATCAACATAACAAACGCCGAACTTGATCTCGCCGAGGAAGACAGGGATATCGCCGCTATCAAACAAAGAGCAACGAAACAACTAATTGAGAGAAGGCACAACAAAAAGGTAGTGTCGAGGACATTCAACGTGGGCGACTTGGTCCTCAGAAGAACAGAGAAAGCAAGGCAACCTCCATCACACGGTAAACTCACCGCAAATTGGGAATGTCTGTTCCGGATCTCAAAAGTCCTCGGTATGGGGGCTTACCAGCTATAA